Proteins encoded in a region of the Phocoena phocoena chromosome X, mPhoPho1.1, whole genome shotgun sequence genome:
- the OTUD5 gene encoding OTU domain-containing protein 5 isoform X1 — protein MTILPKKKPPPPDADPANEPPPPGPLPPAPRRGGGVGVGGGGTGVGGSDRDRDSGVGARPRASPPPQGPLPGPPGALHRWALAVQPGAVAGPRPQQASPPPCGGPGGPGGGPGDALGATATGVGAAGVVVGVGSAVGVGGCCSGPGHSKRRRQAPGVGAVGGASPEREEVGAGYNSEDEYEAAAARIEAMDPATVEQQEHWFEKALRDKKGFIIKQMKEDGACLFRAVADQVYGDQDMHEVVRKHCMDYLMKNADYFSNYVTEDFTTYINRKRKNNCHGNHIEMQAMAEMYNRPVEVYQYSTGTSAAEPINTFHGIHQNEDEPIRVSYHRNIHYNSVVNPNKATIGVGLGLPSFKPGFAEQSLMKNAIKTSEESWIEQQMLEDKKRATDWEATNEAIEEQVARESYLQWLRDQEKQARQVRGPSQPRKASATCSSATAAASSGLEEWTSRSPRQRSSASSPEHPELHAELGIKPPSPGTVLALAKPPSPCAPGTSSQFSTGADRATSPLVSLYPTLECRALIQQMSPSAFGLNDWDDDEILASVLAVSQQEYLDSMKKNKVHRDPPPDKS, from the exons ATGACTATTCTCCCCAAAAAGAAACCACCGCCTCCCGACGCCGACCCCGCCAACGAGCCGCCGCCGCCCGGGCCGCTGCCCCCGGCGCCTCGCCGCGGCGGGGGTGTAGGCGTGGGCGGCGGCGGCACGGGTGTGGGCGGCAGTGATCGTGACCGTGACTCGGGAGTCGGCGCCCGTCCTCGAGCCTCGCCACCGCCTCAGGGCCCGCTCCCGGGGCCTCCGGGTGCCCTCCATCGCTGGGCGCTGGCCGTGCAGCCTGGCGCCGTGGCGGGACCCCGGCCACAGCAggcctctcctcctccttgcGGGGGCCCCGGCGGTCCCGGGGGCGGTCCCGGTGACGCGTTGGGTGCTACAGCAACGGGCGTGGGCGCGGCGGGCGTGGTGGTGGGCGTGGGCAGTGCCGTGGGCGTGGGCGGCTGCTGCTCTGGGCCGGGTCACAGCAAGCGGCGGCGTCAAGCCCCTGGGGTTGGCGCGGTTGGCGGGGCCAGTCCTGAGCGTGAGGAGGTCGGCGCAGGTTACAACAGTGAGGATGAGTATGAAGCGGCTGCAGCGCGCATCGAGGCCATGGACCCCGCCACCGTCGAGCAG CAGGAGCACTGGTTTGAAAAGGCCTTGCGAGACAAGAAGGGCTTCATCAtcaagcagatgaaggaggacgGCGCCTGTCTCTTCCGGGCTGTAG CTGACCAGGTGTATGGAGACCAGGACATGCATGAGGTTGTGCGAAAGCACTGCATGGACTATCTG ATGAAGAATGCCGACTACTTCTCTAACTATGTCACAGAGGACTTTACCACCTACATCAACCGGAAGCGGAAAAACAACTGCCATGGCAACCACATTGAGATGCAGGCCATGGCAGAGATGTACAACCGGCCCGTGGAGGTGTACCAGTACAGCACAGGTACTTCTG ctgcagaACCCATCAACACATTCCATGGGATCCATCAAAATGAGGATGAACCCATCCGTGTCAGCTACCATCGGAATATCCACTACAATTCAGTGGTGAATCCTAACAAGGCCACCATTGGCGTGGGGCTGGGCCTGCCATCATTCAAACCGGGG TTTGCAGAGCAGTCCCTGATGAAGAATGCCATAAAAACATCGGAGGAGTCGTGGATTGAACAGCAGATGCTGGAAGACAAGAAGcgggccacagactgggaggccaCAAATGAGGCCATTGAGGAGCAGGTGGCTCGCGAGTCCTACCTGCAGTGGCTGAGGGATCAGGAGAAACAGGCTCGCCAAGTCCGTGGCCCCAGCCAG CCCCGGAAAGCCAGCGCCACGTGCAGCTCTGCCACAGCAGCAGCCTCCAGTGGTCTGGAGGAGTGGACCAGCCGGTCCCCAAGGCAGCGGAGTTCAGCCTCGTCACCCGAGCACCCTGAGCTGCATGCCGAGCTGGGCATCAAGCCTCCTTCCCCAGGCACTGTCTTAGCTCTTGCCAAACCTCCTTCACCCTGTGCACCAG GTACGAGCAGCCAGTTTTCGACAGGGGCCGACCGGGCTACTTCTCCCCTCGTGTCCCTCTACCCTACTCTGGAGTGCCGGGCCCTCATTCAGCAGATGTCCCCCTCTGCCTTTG
- the OTUD5 gene encoding OTU domain-containing protein 5 isoform X2, with protein MTILPKKKPPPPDADPANEPPPPGPLPPAPRRGGGVGVGGGGTGVGGSDRDRDSGVGARPRASPPPQGPLPGPPGALHRWALAVQPGAVAGPRPQQASPPPCGGPGGPGGGPGDALGATATGVGAAGVVVGVGSAVGVGGCCSGPGHSKRRRQAPGVGAVGGASPEREEVGAGYNSEDEYEAAAARIEAMDPATVEQQEHWFEKALRDKKGFIIKQMKEDGACLFRAVADQVYGDQDMHEVVRKHCMDYLMKNADYFSNYVTEDFTTYINRKRKNNCHGNHIEMQAMAEMYNRPVEVYQYSTEPINTFHGIHQNEDEPIRVSYHRNIHYNSVVNPNKATIGVGLGLPSFKPGFAEQSLMKNAIKTSEESWIEQQMLEDKKRATDWEATNEAIEEQVARESYLQWLRDQEKQARQVRGPSQPRKASATCSSATAAASSGLEEWTSRSPRQRSSASSPEHPELHAELGIKPPSPGTVLALAKPPSPCAPGTSSQFSTGADRATSPLVSLYPTLECRALIQQMSPSAFGLNDWDDDEILASVLAVSQQEYLDSMKKNKVHRDPPPDKS; from the exons ATGACTATTCTCCCCAAAAAGAAACCACCGCCTCCCGACGCCGACCCCGCCAACGAGCCGCCGCCGCCCGGGCCGCTGCCCCCGGCGCCTCGCCGCGGCGGGGGTGTAGGCGTGGGCGGCGGCGGCACGGGTGTGGGCGGCAGTGATCGTGACCGTGACTCGGGAGTCGGCGCCCGTCCTCGAGCCTCGCCACCGCCTCAGGGCCCGCTCCCGGGGCCTCCGGGTGCCCTCCATCGCTGGGCGCTGGCCGTGCAGCCTGGCGCCGTGGCGGGACCCCGGCCACAGCAggcctctcctcctccttgcGGGGGCCCCGGCGGTCCCGGGGGCGGTCCCGGTGACGCGTTGGGTGCTACAGCAACGGGCGTGGGCGCGGCGGGCGTGGTGGTGGGCGTGGGCAGTGCCGTGGGCGTGGGCGGCTGCTGCTCTGGGCCGGGTCACAGCAAGCGGCGGCGTCAAGCCCCTGGGGTTGGCGCGGTTGGCGGGGCCAGTCCTGAGCGTGAGGAGGTCGGCGCAGGTTACAACAGTGAGGATGAGTATGAAGCGGCTGCAGCGCGCATCGAGGCCATGGACCCCGCCACCGTCGAGCAG CAGGAGCACTGGTTTGAAAAGGCCTTGCGAGACAAGAAGGGCTTCATCAtcaagcagatgaaggaggacgGCGCCTGTCTCTTCCGGGCTGTAG CTGACCAGGTGTATGGAGACCAGGACATGCATGAGGTTGTGCGAAAGCACTGCATGGACTATCTG ATGAAGAATGCCGACTACTTCTCTAACTATGTCACAGAGGACTTTACCACCTACATCAACCGGAAGCGGAAAAACAACTGCCATGGCAACCACATTGAGATGCAGGCCATGGCAGAGATGTACAACCGGCCCGTGGAGGTGTACCAGTACAGCACAG aACCCATCAACACATTCCATGGGATCCATCAAAATGAGGATGAACCCATCCGTGTCAGCTACCATCGGAATATCCACTACAATTCAGTGGTGAATCCTAACAAGGCCACCATTGGCGTGGGGCTGGGCCTGCCATCATTCAAACCGGGG TTTGCAGAGCAGTCCCTGATGAAGAATGCCATAAAAACATCGGAGGAGTCGTGGATTGAACAGCAGATGCTGGAAGACAAGAAGcgggccacagactgggaggccaCAAATGAGGCCATTGAGGAGCAGGTGGCTCGCGAGTCCTACCTGCAGTGGCTGAGGGATCAGGAGAAACAGGCTCGCCAAGTCCGTGGCCCCAGCCAG CCCCGGAAAGCCAGCGCCACGTGCAGCTCTGCCACAGCAGCAGCCTCCAGTGGTCTGGAGGAGTGGACCAGCCGGTCCCCAAGGCAGCGGAGTTCAGCCTCGTCACCCGAGCACCCTGAGCTGCATGCCGAGCTGGGCATCAAGCCTCCTTCCCCAGGCACTGTCTTAGCTCTTGCCAAACCTCCTTCACCCTGTGCACCAG GTACGAGCAGCCAGTTTTCGACAGGGGCCGACCGGGCTACTTCTCCCCTCGTGTCCCTCTACCCTACTCTGGAGTGCCGGGCCCTCATTCAGCAGATGTCCCCCTCTGCCTTTG
- the KCND1 gene encoding potassium voltage-gated channel subfamily D member 1: protein MAAGVATWLPFARAAAVGWLPLAQQRLPPAPGVKASRGDEVLVVNVSGRRFETWKNTLDRYPDTLLGSSEKEFFYDADSGEYFFDRDPDMFRHVLNFYRTGRLHCPRQECIQAFDEELAFYGLVPELVGDCCLEEYRDRKKENAERLAEDEEAEQAGDGPSLPAGSSLRQQLWRAFENPHTSTAALVFYYVTGFFIAVSVIANVVETIPCRGPARRPPREQPCGERFPLAFFCMDTACVLIFTGEYLLRLFAAPSRCRFLRSVMSLIDVVAILPYYIGLLVPKNEDVSGAFVTLRVFRVFRIFKFSRHSQGLRILGYTLKSCASELGFLLFSLTMAIIIFATVMFYAEKGTNKTNFTSIPAAFWYTIVTMTTLGYGDMVPSTIAGKIFGSICSLSGVLVIALPVPVIVSNFSRIYHQNQRADKRRAQQKVRLARIRLAKSGTTNAFLQYKQNGGLEDSSSGGEQALCVRNRSAFEQQHHHLLHCLEKTTCHEFTDELTFSEALGAVSLGGRTSRSTSVSSQPVGPGSLLSSCCPRRAKRRAIRLANSTASVSHGSMQELDTLAGLQRSPAPQSRSSLNAKPHDSLDLNCDSRDFVAAIISIPTPPANTPDESQPSSPGGGGSGASSTLRNSSLGTPCLLPETVKISSL, encoded by the exons ATGGCAGCAGGCGTGGCCACATGGCTGCCTTTTGCACGGGCGGCCGCGGTGGGCTGGCTGCCCCTGGCCCAGCAGCGCCTGCCCCCCGCGCCGGGGGTGAAGGCATCTCGAGGGGATGAGGTTCTGGTGGTGAACGTGAGCGGACGGCGCTTTGAGACCTGGAAGAACACGCTCGACCGCTACCCAGACACTCTGCTGGGCAGTTCAGAAAAGGAATTCTTCTATGACGCCGACTCAGGCGAGTACTTCTTTGATCGCGACCCAGACATGTTCCGGCACGTGCTCAACTTCTACCGCACGGGCCGACTGCACTGCCCACGGCAGGAGTGCATCCAGGCCTTTGACGAAGAGCTGGCCTTCTATGGCCTGGTGCCTGAGCTCGTGGGCGACTGCTGCCTCGAAGAGTACCGGGACCGCAAGAAGGAGAACGCCGAGCGCCTGGCGGAGGACGAGGAGGCCGAGCAGGCCGGGGACGGCCCATCCCTGCCGGCTGGCAGCTCCCTGCGGCAGCAGCTCTGGCGGGCCTTCGAGAACCCACACACGAGCACCGCAGCCCTCGTTTTCTACTACGTTACCGGCTTTTTCATCGCTGTGTCGGTCATCGCCAACGTGGTTGAGACCATTCCGTGCCGCGGCCCTGCACGGCGGCCCCCGAGGGAGCAGCCCTGTGGCGAGCGCTTCCCGCTGGCCTTTTTCTGCATGGACACAGCCTGTGTACTCATATTCACAGGTGAATACCTTCTGCGGCTGTTCGCGGCCCCTAGCCGTTGCCGCTTCCTGCGGAGTGTAATGAGCCTCATCGACGTGGTGGCCATCCTGCCCTACTACATTGGGCTCCTCGTGCCCAAGAACGAAGATGTCTCGGGCGCCTTTGTCACCCTGCGGGTGTTCCGGGTGTTCCGTATCTTCAAGTTCTCCAGGCACTCACAGGGCTTGCGGATTCTGGGCTACACACTCAAGAgctgtgcctctgagctgggctttctcctcttttcccttaCCATGGCCATCATCATCTTCGCCACTGTTATGTTTTATGCCGAGAAGGGCACAAACAAGACCAACTTTACTAGCATCCCCGCGGCCTTCTGGTATACCATTGTCACCATGACCACACTTGG CTACGGAGACATGGTGCCCAGCACCATTGCTGGCAAGATTTTCGGATCCATCTGCTCACTCAGTGGCGTCTTGGTCATTGCTCTGCCTGTGCCAGTCATTGTGTCCAACTTTAGCCGCATCTACCACCAGAACCAGCGTGCTGACAAGCGCCGAGCACAGCAG AAGGTGCGCTTGGCAAGGATCCGGTTGGCAAAGAGTGGTACCACCAACGCCTTCCTGCAGTACAAGCAGAACGGGGGTCTTGAG GACAGCAGCAGTGGGGGAGAACAGGCGCTGTGTGTCAGGAACCGTTCTGCTTTTGAGCAGCAACATCACCACTTGCTGCACTGTCTAGAGAAGACAACG TGCCACGAGTTCACGGATGAGCTAACCTTCAGTGAGGCCCTGGGCGCTGTCTCGCTGGGTGGCCGCACCAGCCGCAGCACTTCCGTGTCCTCCCAGCCAGTGGGGCCTGGCAGCCTGCTATCCTCTTGCTGCCCCCGCAGAGCCAAGCGCCGTGCCATCCGCCTTGCCAACTCCACTGCCTCGGTCAGCCATGGCAGCATGCAGGAGCTGGACACGCTGGCAGGGCTGCAGAGGAGCCCTGCCCCTCAGAG CCGCTCAAGCCTCAATGCCAAGCCCCATGACAGCCTTGACTTGAACTGCGACAGCCGGGACTTCGTGGCTGCCATCATCAGTatccccacccctcctgccaACACCCCAGATGAGAGCCAACCTTCCTCCCCTGGCGGTGGTGGCAGTGGGGCCAGCAGCACCCTCAGGAACTCCAGCCTGGGTACCCCTTGCCTCCTTCCCGAGACTGTCAAGATCTCTTCCCTATGA